One window of Pyrus communis chromosome 12, drPyrComm1.1, whole genome shotgun sequence genomic DNA carries:
- the LOC137711149 gene encoding probable polygalacturonase: MGSLWLSLSLLICLSYFSLSAADPVTCSGIVPMRYRNDKISIADFGGVGDGVTLNTKAFREAIYRIQHLKRRGGTLLYIPPGVYLTESFNLTSQMTLYFAKGAVIRATQDTRNWPLIAPLPSYGRGRELPGGRYISFIHGDGVHDVVITGENGTIDGQGDVWWNMWRQRTLQHTRPNLIEFMNSKNIIISNVIFQNSPFWNIHPVYCSNVVVRYVTILAPSDSPNTDGVDPDSSSNVCIEDSYISTGDDLVAVKSGWDEYGIAYGRPSSDITIRRIRGSSPFSGIAVGSETSGGVENVLVEHINLHNMGVGIHIKTNIGRGGFIRNITVSDVYMEKARKGIKIAGDVGGHPDEKYNPNALPVVKGITFKDIWGVQVQQAGLILGVKNSPFTGICLSNINLHGVMGSRTPPWKCSDVSGVAHLVSPLQCSELRGAQETASCSNY, from the exons ATGGGTTCTCTCTGGCTTTCCCTTTCACTCCTCATCTGCCTCAGCTACTTCTCGCTCTCGGCGGCGGACCCGGTGACTTGCTCCGGGATAGTGCCCATGAGGTACCGGAACGACAAGATTTCGATAGCGGATTTTGGTGGCGTCGGCGACGGCGTTACGCTGAACACCAAGGCGTTCCGGGAGGCGATTTATCGGATTCAGCATTTGAAGAGGAGAGGTGGTACGCTTCTTTACATACCTCCTGGGGTCTACTTAACAGAGAGCTTCAACCTCACTAGCCAAATGACTCTTTATTTTGCTAAAGGTGCTGTCATCAGAGCCACCCAG GACACTAGGAATTGGCCACTGATTGCTCCTTTGCCATCTTATGGAAGAGGAAGGGAGCTCCCTGGAGGAAGGTATATAAGCTTTATCCATGGAGATGGAGTTCATGATGTGGTTATCACTG GTGAGAACGGAACCATTGATGGCCAAGGGGATGTATGGTGGAACATGTGGAGGCAAAGAACTCTTCAGCATACTAGACCAAATCTCATTGAATTCATGAACTCGAAAAACATTATCATTTCCAATGTGATTTTTCAGAACTCTCCCTTTTGGAACATTCACCCTGTGTATTGCAG CAACGTTGTTGTCCGGTATGTCACAATATTGGCTCCATCTGACTCTCCCAACACCGATGGAGTAGATCCAG ATTCAAGCTCTAATGTCTGCATAGAGGACTCCTACATATCCACTGGAGATGATCTCGTGGCTGTAAAGAGTGGATGGGATGAATACGGGATAGCTTACGGTCGCCCAAGTTCTGACATTACCATCCGCCGGATTAGAGGATCATCCCCATTTTCTGGAATTGCAGTCGGAAGCGAAACCTCTGGTGGAGTCGAGAATGTCCTGGTCGAACACATAAACCTTCACAATATGGGAGTTGGCATCCACATCAAAACAAACATTGGTCGTGGAGGGTTCATACGAAACATCACTGTGTCAGACGTGTACATGGAAAAAGCGCGGAAGGGAATAAAGATTGCAGGAGATGTTGGAGGCCACCCGGATGAAAAATACAACCCAAACGCTCTCCCAGTCGTGAAGGGCATCACATTCAAGGACATCTGGGGCGTGCAGGTTCAGCAGGCCGGTCTAATCCTGGGCGTGAAGAACTCCCCTTTCACCGGAATCTGCCTCTCCAACATCAACCTCCACGGCGTGATGGGATCAAGAACGCCACCATGGAAGTGCTCGGACGTCAGCGGGGTTGCTCATCTGGTCAGCCCTTTGCAATGCTCGGAACTGAGGGGTGCCCAAGAAACAGCTTCATGTTCCAACTACTAA